The Brassica rapa cultivar Chiifu-401-42 chromosome A10, CAAS_Brap_v3.01, whole genome shotgun sequence genome segment GGGAAATTTTCCGCCACCACTGGTTCCCATCTTTGCAATATAAGCATCCATCTCTTGTAATGGTATGGTCCATTGTCAAGAACAGTCTGCAGCTCCTGTTCTGATTCGAAACGGAACTGGAATTTGTCGATACCCAGTTCTCGACCCACCACACGACCCTCCAAGTTCCACACCTGGGGGAGGAAATCAATGACAGCGCGAGGTCGTTGGAATCTAGGGTTTGTAATTCTTCCAATGATAGTAAGCTTATTTTCAGCTATCAAGCCTGACGGGTCACTGGCCGGTATACGGACCGGAGCTCTGCGAGGAGGTGGATGCGGAGAAGAGCCTGCAGCAGTCCATTTCTCCTTATCAGATCGAGAGTAGCGACGAGCCATGGTAGTGGAACAGTAGACGAGATTTAGACAAAAAAGGACTAAAAAAACCCAGAGCAGAGAGTTCCTTGAGACCGAAATCTCAGCTTTCTAGGTTAGTAAATGCGACCGAGAGAATAAAACTCTTGTGATAAATGCACCAGAGAGTTGTTGGAAGTAATAATACGAGGAGGTTATAACAACCTAAGATTCAAGAATCGTTAAGTATCATAACTCAGCATTGAGGAGTAGATCTGGTAGGTGAGGCGCTGTGGTCAGTGAGGAGAGGATAGGTTGGCACCGGCACAGGACGATCCTGGCTGACCCTCCGACGGCGTCGGGGGCTGAACCCGGCGGAGCTGTACGCAGAGGCTGCCTGAAAGTTTGGAAGCTTTCTTCGGACCGTTGGTTGCTGCCAAAAACGGTAACTTTTTGAAAAAGTTGAGTGTTTTACAGGGAATAACAGCCGGCAAAAGGAAAGAAAACGTTGGGTAAAAGGTGAGCCTCGAAGAAGTTCAGTGTGTAAAAACTTTTCTCTGGAAACGTGTCTGGGAGAGTTTTCGCAGGAGAGAGAAACTGAGTGATTCTAGTTCTTtcccttattgtgtttatctttttaACAAGTATtttgtaaaatcgagtttttccagTAAATATGGACACGTACGTAGAGACTCGAGTCAAAGCGTACCTGAATTGGTTTTGTAGGGGTGCTTCAGGGGTGAACTTTTTTGGAAAACTTAGACGGCCGACTATACGTTCCTTGTTAAATTTTTTCCCCAAAAAGGCTTCAAcaaaaataaatctttaaaGACTATTATTATGAGCAGTAACCTTGCCTCTTGATCagtattctttttttctttggtaaAACCTGTTGACTAGTATTATTTGATTTTAGATGATTATGTTATAGTCAGAGACGTAGTTGATTGAAACAACAAATTATTACTttaagaacatctccaatgtaaaactctattttttattcggagtaaaaataaaaataaagtaaaattgtTCCAACTCTATTTCATTTCCTATTTCATAATGGAgtggtgaacaaaaaaaaaagattattcaatgtatggagttaaatttcattatggagtgagatatgaagttgggtTAAAGCATTTCTTACTTCATATTTACTTTAACtccattttagaaaaaaataaatcaatggGTTGAAACATTTCTTACTCCATCCACAGGTTGATCAAAATGTTTTCGaatcttttttatttcttcttttaatatacaaattatgattttttttatttgaggaAGAAATAGCATAGCCCttttttattatgtatatagcgaaattttttataagaatACATTGGATCAAATTCTAAATCTATATTGGagttactttatttttataaaataataaaattataaatagtctaaaatcatattatttttacttaAGGATGTGATTTGTATGTTAACACGAGACTTAATAAAACAACGTTTAATTATTCACAGTATTTATGCCGAGCTACTGAGACAAAAAATGTGAAAAACATATAGGTTAcaacatttttaatataaaacatgattttttctttaaaataatatgctACATCAAGAAAATGTAAGCTACATAAACAGCACGCAATATAAATACACTACATGTTACAAAGTTTATAGTTCCTTGTATTTAAACATTTTCGTCTAGTTATAACAATTCTTtagttatttttgaaataatttatattttatgatttttattagaTTCTTAGAGAATTTTAACTCATAACCATTCTTATCTTTAATAGAGAAAAATTTACTTCAATTCATCTCTGTTTCTTTCTTGAAAGTAGGTATtgttattttctatatttagtGAAAGAAATAACACTCCTctattataaatgtattttttaattttgtaaatgaTCTCTTTAATTTCaagttttttataattataattaaaataaatacttttaagaaatatattttttgcatctttttatttacgtaataattatttgtttggttttgggagaatcataattttatgaaatattgaaaaaataaattaattaaataaatgggGTCGAGTTTGTTTATGCTGACGacaataagtaaataaatcAATGGGTTAGTTTTCatctttaataaataaaatatattagtactaaaacaaaaaaaaaattaaaaatattttagaggaaaaaataaaagaacacaTTGGAGACACTTTCTTAGACCATTTCTATTCTATTTCTacattttttctataaaatagaTGAATTTTATTATAGAAATGAGATTTATTCCAATAATGCTTAAAGCAAGTtcgtcatttttaaaaaaaattgtctctAATATAGAAATAATGACAGCATTACTCTATATTTTCTCTTAAAACTAGAAGAATTATATTATTGTACATTAAAGAAAtctcatttatataatataattcatCTGTTTCAGATAAAAATATAGAGAATGATTAGAATTTATAAATAGAATTTCCTTATTttagaagaataaaaaaaaaacacattcgCGATGCCTAAAACCTTGTTATCTACTTTATAAAGTCTTGTTCCAATTTTTATTAAAGCGTTTAAAAGGTGATCCATTCTAGTAGCAATTAACTGAAAATGACACTAAAACTTGTTGCAACAATTTTCATTAGAAAATGTAGAATCGTTTTTGCAACATGaacttccaatttttttttccaatttttattGGTCATCTAGTAGTTATATTAATAAGAAGAACAAGACCACTACAAAGCCAGAAGAAATCTGGAAGCCTAGATGACGGAGAACATAATCTTCTCAGAAACAAAGCCTTCACACAGGAAAACATAAGAAGTACAAGACTAAGCAAATGTCGAATCGTCTATTCTTAACAACACTtgagttattttttttgtcgaGATAATGGTAGCTTCATACAAGACTAAGCAAATGTAGCACACAATATAAATGAACGATATGTGGCAAAGTTTATAATTCTTTGTGTTTAGATATTTTCGTCTATTCTTAACAACATTTGAGTTATTTTTCATATacgtatatataattatttttatagtttttatgaGCATCTCTAACTCATTAGTATATTCaactttaaatattataataggaaacaaaatattccaacccaatttttttttctttctaaaacatatcttttatatctttcttCTATATTTGGAGAAAATAGGATTTGTTTCTATAATAGagacatattattattttcaaaacgcTCCTTCaacttttaagttttttttataattaaaataaatatttttgtagaaatacatttttgtataaaaaatagagtcacatttttttattgacatactaatttttaaataaatctttagtttaaacaatatcataattttatgaaagtcttacaaaatcaaaataaacgAATACATttcaaatttcataaaaaaatgtattagttgtaaaataaaaatataatattaaatatattttttagagAACTAAAATTCATTGAAAACAAATATATCTCTATTAGACTTTTTCCAACTCAACtctacattttaaaaaattatagaaactcTACTACAGAGATTATAACTTTTCCAATGTGTgcttatataataaagttttaatatatatatatatatatatatatatatatatatatccattaTAATAGAATAactgtattatatatattatatgtatactTTGGAGAAAATATtatctctataatataatatatctattttaaaatgtgtataaaatggaTTAGAAAATATCTAAcaaaatttctttatttcagAAAAGATAGAATGAAAAATACACTGGAAATTATCTACAAGTTTGTCATCTACTTTATAAATTCTCGGTCTAACTCTTATAAAGGCATTTAAAAGTGATACAttctagtatttttttttttttggtaaaaatacaTTCTAGTATTAACTAGCTGAAACCCTGAAAATGACATTAACTTGCTGCAACAATTTTCCTTAGAAAATGTAGTATCGTTTTTGCAACGACTTCCAtctgctctttttttttgttctagttagaaatactaaaaaaatcaacaaCTAAAATGCTGCATGTATGTTTCTCTAATCATTATTTTGTTGCCGACTACTTAACAAAAGACCGAGACATTATCCTCAGCCAATTGAAAAGTAATTCTCTAtttataattgattttttttctccaaaTAGGTGAAACAGAAAGTAAgctatgaaaattaaattatgtgCCTACTTCTAGATAATTGTCAGTATCTCTTTTTCGAATCAGGTATTCTCTAtttataattgattttttttctctaaatagGTGAAACTCTTTGATCATCTCCTTGTTGAATGGATCGAGTTCAGTTTAATTGATGGGTTTTGTAAAAGTATGTAATTCACCTCTAAcaaaaaagttatatttataATGTAAAACTAGATGTCttgcccgcacatgcggacATAATCTTCTTATAgatatttactattttatattttgttaaatcaaaaacaatatgttaaattattatttatattcttaacAAGTTTATaccaaacataaaataatttatatatgacaGAAAGTTTCATCCAAATATATTTACTAATTATtttgttgaattttttaaaacactcatatattagaaatgctttagactatatttttatacaaatattttttcttcattaatatttaattatatattaatttttataataaaaatagtatttaaagataacaacacaatatataagtattatcttattttttagaaatataaaatattatttcaagataacaacaaaatatatgagaattatctttttagaaatttaatattattaatataaaattcgtttttaattaattattatatataaaattttattaagggTAAGGGTTAAGGGTAATAACGACATTAACCAGTCTAACTTTTGACGTGAGAGcttgattccaaaaatttatttcgcaaataatagtatagaaaatatatatatatatagattaaaaaatattgttcttataaaaatattataaaattcgAAAATAGGAAAGAGAAAACAATTatgaaaataagaatttattgATAACCTAACTAACAACTAAATGAAAACACAACACCAACTTCTACCGGCGTACTTAAGTTTCTTCTTTAAATGGTGCAGCTGTCTCTTTGCATTTCCCATCTTCCTTATTTCTCTCCCTCTCACTCATAAAAActtaaattcaatatttttaacataGTTTCGATTGTAATactttttcatttatatttagTTTCTCTATATCTCAGATCTTCTCCATTGATCTCTGGATCATAAAACAAGTATTCTTGTCTTGAATAATCGTCACTAGAGTTCATATATGGACCAAGATGATCAGAAAGAACCAGAAACGGTGTCATGCGGCAACAGCAAGTGCAATAGCAAGATTGCTCCCGGAGATGATCACGATGGAGACGAAAGCAGCGGTgctaagaaaagaaagaagaagaagaagaagaagccgcaAAAGACAAGAAAACGACGAGAGCTAATGTCGTTTAGTGAGCTTCCGGAGTACATGAAGGATAACgaatatatattgaattattaCAGAGCTGAATGGTCTATTAGAGATGCTTTCTTCAGCGTCTTCAGTTTCCATAATGAGTCCCTCAACGTTTGGACGTTAGTATTATCTGTTTCAACAAAATTTATtccattttcacttttatttatttggttattgtttggTTTCTGATGAAGTGAATGTACTTTGTCTTGACAGGCATTTACTTGGTTTCATCTTATTTGTGGGACTAACCGTCGCCAACATTATGCATCACGATAAATTCTTCCCCGTGGTAAATGTTCTTTAATTATTCACAATGTCTATAATATACGTATATGTAACCTGTTCAGACCGAATTAATCCGAATATTCAACCACTTtatgaatttttcaaattattcaAGTGGGATGTATCTTGTAGAAATAGATGTGCCGAATTGTCTttgattaacttttttttgggtGGGTTCTTAGGATCAGATTTGCTCTTGATCGATGTTTCTTGTAATCAAACTTTGATGAACTTTTTAACGATATTTGATTCCTATAAAAAAATTGTCTTTGATTAACGTTCAAACTATCTTGGTTTCTAATGATTAGAATatttccaatgtaaaactcATTTATTCctataaaatatagtaaaatgaAATATGAAGTTAGAATGCTCCAACTTTACTTCATTTCTTGTTCTATAATTAGGTAAGAGCATCTTCAACCCCATTCCATAATTTACTACAAAATAAAGTGGAAAATAAAGcaatgaagaaacaaaaaaagtgattcttacaaagtgattttttattttttgttcatacaccatttttcactctatttttGAAGTAAATTATGGAGTGTGGATGGAAATGTCCtaataaaccaaaaagaaaaatatagagtATATCCTATTATGAAATGAGAAATAGAATAGCGTTGTAATATTTTTACTTCGTACTctattttactctattttaaaataaaaatggaatGGGTCGAAGATGTCCTAACCAAGGATCTGATGAGtatgaatataatatattggCTGTAATTTCTCTAGATATCAAATATGAACGtgaaatcaaaatgataaattagGATACACCTTTGACACTGTCACATatacaaattacaaatatacatatattatatattatataactatataactatattttaaGAAAGTCAAAATAATGTAGTTCTTAGATTAGAATTCAACTTAATGATAAGATATTTCGGAAAATATTAGAAATGAATTAGAGATCGATGTGAAACAGACAATGTAGACTATAACATGTTTTGATGATAAATTACAGCTTTAATAAGTTcgaaattaaactaaaaatttagTTCTTAAATGAGAGCTAATGATTTAAGAGCTAATGATGTTATAAAATGTTGATGATTGTATAGGATGCAATGAATCCAGGGAATGCAGCAAGATGGCCATTCTTCGTCTTCTTAGGAGGCTCAATGTTCTGCCTACTCTCGAGTAGCATTTGCCACCTCTTCTGCTGCCACTCCCATAACCTTAACATCTTCCTCCTCCGCATAGACTATGCCGGTATCACCGCCATGATCATCACTTCTTTCTTCCCACCAATCTACTACATCTTCCAATGCACTCCTCGTTGGTACTTTATCTACCTCGCGGCCATCACCTCTATGGGAATCTTCACGATCATCACACTCTTAACTCCATCACTTTCCTCTCCCAAGTACCGAGGTTTCCGGGCTTTGCTATTTGCCTCCATGGGACTTTTCGGGATCGTGCCAGCTATCCATGCGCTTGTGGTCAACTGGGGAAACCCGCAAAGGAACGTGACGCTCTTGTACGAGCTGGGTATGGCAGTGTTTTATCTTGTTGGGACAGGGTTCTTCGTGGGTAGAGTGCCTGAGAGGCTTAAACCGGGTTGGTTTGATCGTGTGGGGCATAGTCATCAGATCTTCcatgtgtttgttttgttgGGTGCTTTGTCTCACTATGCAGCTGCTCTCTTGTTCTTGGACTGGCGTGACCATGTTGGTTGTTAAACATTTATATTCGTAATTATTttgaagattaaaaacaaattagttTGTTTGTATCATGTGGAGAAATGTAATAATTCCATTCGTTGTTTAAATTGAATTGTAATTTCATTTGTGCTGTTTTATTGACTGTGGTTTTCATAAATCAAATCTTAGCCACTGAAAAGTATTTACAATTATATTATTCTATCTGATgagttaattttattaattttttgtgaCAATTA includes the following:
- the LOC103845692 gene encoding heptahelical transmembrane protein 1; its protein translation is MDQDDQKEPETVSCGNSKCNSKIAPGDDHDGDESSGAKKRKKKKKKKPQKTRKRRELMSFSELPEYMKDNEYILNYYRAEWSIRDAFFSVFSFHNESLNVWTHLLGFILFVGLTVANIMHHDKFFPVDAMNPGNAARWPFFVFLGGSMFCLLSSSICHLFCCHSHNLNIFLLRIDYAGITAMIITSFFPPIYYIFQCTPRWYFIYLAAITSMGIFTIITLLTPSLSSPKYRGFRALLFASMGLFGIVPAIHALVVNWGNPQRNVTLLYELGMAVFYLVGTGFFVGRVPERLKPGWFDRVGHSHQIFHVFVLLGALSHYAAALLFLDWRDHVGC